Proteins encoded in a region of the Deinococcus humi genome:
- a CDS encoding GDSL-type esterase/lipase family protein, giving the protein MKSILPLVLPLLAACAPVQTAHTPRPDATPFTRYVALGDSITAGFQSGGLTAESQRAAYPHLLGERAGLDVPMPEVQAPGCPPPIGVTGEKNCALRQPGVISPVVAVPGAKVGDVLDSTDIQVTDPDPQLYDAALYRAILGPSTTQLDAALARQPLFATVWIGNNDVLLPTLRGRPDQATPLDRFRANYEILVDRLLTGGVKSLVLMTIPDVTRVPALIPVRQLRLLGVVDESCQGQEAYFGSVVVGRASKTAPLSCTSPETLTAEEYGQAQRIVEGYNTAIRAIAIERKIPVFDVTQVLDTLPGRPLIPTAAAPFGRSFSLDGIHPSNLAHQRFAQALALFFNAQFGTDLDVRP; this is encoded by the coding sequence ATGAAATCCATTCTGCCCCTCGTCCTGCCTCTTCTCGCTGCCTGTGCGCCCGTCCAGACCGCACATACGCCGCGCCCTGACGCCACCCCATTCACCCGCTACGTCGCGCTCGGTGACAGCATCACGGCCGGCTTCCAGTCAGGTGGCCTTACAGCGGAGTCCCAGCGGGCGGCCTATCCCCATCTGCTGGGGGAGCGCGCCGGCCTGGACGTCCCCATGCCCGAGGTTCAGGCTCCTGGTTGCCCACCGCCCATTGGGGTCACGGGCGAGAAAAACTGCGCCTTGCGTCAGCCTGGAGTGATCTCACCCGTCGTGGCGGTTCCTGGAGCCAAAGTCGGCGACGTGCTCGACAGCACCGATATCCAGGTCACTGACCCCGACCCACAGCTCTACGACGCTGCGCTTTACCGGGCGATTCTGGGCCCGAGCACCACTCAGCTGGACGCGGCCCTGGCCCGCCAGCCCCTTTTTGCCACCGTGTGGATCGGGAACAATGACGTGCTGTTGCCCACGCTGCGCGGGCGGCCCGATCAGGCCACGCCACTGGACCGTTTCCGGGCGAATTACGAGATCCTGGTGGACCGACTCCTAACGGGGGGCGTGAAGTCGCTGGTCCTGATGACCATTCCCGATGTGACGCGGGTCCCGGCCCTTATTCCTGTGCGTCAGCTGCGCTTGCTGGGCGTGGTGGACGAGAGCTGTCAGGGACAGGAGGCGTATTTCGGCAGTGTCGTTGTGGGCCGGGCCAGCAAGACGGCGCCGTTGTCTTGCACGAGTCCGGAAACCCTGACTGCAGAAGAATATGGGCAGGCCCAGCGGATTGTGGAGGGGTACAACACAGCGATCCGTGCGATTGCCATTGAGCGGAAGATCCCGGTGTTCGATGTGACCCAGGTGCTGGACACCTTGCCTGGCCGTCCGCTGATTCCGACGGCTGCTGCGCCGTTTGGGCGGTCATTCAGCTTGGATGGAATTCACCCAAGCAACCTGGCCCATCAACGGTTCGCGCAGGCCCTGGCACTGTTTTTCAACGCGCAGTTCGGAACGGATCTGGATGTCCGGCCCTAA